The genomic region CTTTGAACATACATTAGGCCGTTCCGTGTTGTGCTGTTGTGTCAAGGCGTTAGCGTCAAGCGTCAAGGAAAACGATGGCGATAAAATACACTAACATTTTCTCGACAAAAATTTCCTGTTTGCGGGTGAACACAAAAAAACTAGGAAAGTCTAgggaaaatgagagagagagagggaactaCATGCATATACTTCTTACTCCCTAAGCTGGCGCGCACACGGAGCAAAGAAAATTTCTGTCAACCCTCGCTAACGGATCAAGCTGCGGACTGGAGGTGTGCACGAGTAGAATCCATTATACTGTACATTATGTTATTATGTGTAACATTCGTTTGTTATGATTATGATATATACGATTTTCTCATATGTAAAccaagaaattattgaaaacgAAAGTTCAATAATTATTCAATCTAGAGAAATGTATATGCAGAAATCGTaacatatgtatgtattatatagTTTTGAATTACATACATATTAGCACACGTGTAGCTCCAACTCTTGACCACTCTGGGCCATAGCTTGCTAAGCAGTCGAAGACGAGGACAGAAATTGTTTCACTTTGATTGGCTgatgatttaatgctaagcatAATTCACTGCGGATTAGATGTGCAGTAAAATTGTGAGTACTGCACAGTTACAGTCCGCAGCTTGATCCGTTAGCGAGAGTTGATGtagaaattttctttgctctgattggctgacgattcacTGCTAAATCAGGATCCACTACGGATTATAGATGCGCAGTAAAATAATGGGTTTGTGCGCGTCAACTTAGGGAGTAAGAAAAGCGTGCAGGAGTACTAGCTGGTACTATTACTGTACATATAAAAACGCTTGCTTAAAGAGGGAGAGAAACGTACACAGGAATTGGAGCTATGTAGCGTAGCGCATTCATACAACATAGGATTTTTCTTAACCAATCGTAATGCGAATTGTATCAGCTACGTATATAACCGACCAATCAGAAGGACGCTTCACGTGTATGTATGCACAtgtgcatgtatgtatgtagcTTTCCGGCACTTGTAGAAACGCATCAAATGTTCTTCCGGTTGTGACCGTGGTGTTAAACGGTTAACGTAAGTTTGCTGAAATCTAAATCGATTCCAATCGAATTGCAGCAATCGGTTTCAACGTTATATTTTCTATCGGTTCATTTCAGTTATCTCCTCGTTTATGACTCAACACATTCTTTTCATTTTCAAACGAGATTAACAATTAGACTTCCAACGATAGTGGTCAATCTATTTGTACTGTTGTTTTTATTGAAAGCAGCCATGTGATTTCTTTTGACATTTACTATAATAATTCCTGATAATAAGCTACAGTGAACAATTTCTTTGTCTATACAGGAAACCAGCAACAATGAAATTCAATCGACTCGTTACTTCTTCGCGTAGAAAAAATAGGAAAAGGCATTTCACGGCACCCTCTCACAttcgtagaaggcttatgtcaGCACCTCTTTCCAAAGAATTACGACAGAAGTACAATGTGCGTTCTATGCCGATTCGCAAAGATGATGAAGTACAGGTATACTTGTTCATTTAAATGGCAACGGTGATACGGTTTTTCTATAATTTCGTTTTATGAAACGTATTTTGCTCTATTAAAGGTAGTTCGTGGTCACTACAAAGGACAACAAGTTGGCAAAGTGGTTCAAGTATACAGAAAGAAATTTGTCATATACATAGAAAGAATACAGCGTGAAAAAATTAATACTGCCAGTGTATACGTTGGTATCGAtccatccaaggtaaagagcAATTTTTAGCTTGACGCATACATAATTGTTTCATTGTGATCGATGATGAATTAAACCATTCACATAGAACGGGACAAATAGCTAGATAAATGGATCGGTGCTCAGGGTTCTCCTTTGCATTGATAAATTTATATTGCTTAGTCCTTTTGCTGCAGACAAATTGGCACTGATACATTCGCTGTAGTATAAGAGTTTCCATAGTATAAGACGATCGCTATCATATCCAAATTTATTTGCTTTTATAGACTGTTATCGTCAAGCTGAAGATGGATAAAGATCGCAAGAAAATTATAGACAGGCGAAGTAAGGGCAGGTTAGCTGCTTTAGGTAAAGACAAAGGAAAATATACAGAGGACTCGACTGCTGCCATGGAAACGTCATAAATTTATGTCGCattttatttctgtatttcaATAAACACATTAACATTTCAAATCGTATTTAATTATTTGATCATGAAAACAACTTTTGTGGAATGCAATGATAAATCAATCCAGttcttttgttttttttattacaaaaagTAGATTGCagtcttatttttataaatattacttCCTTAGAACTAAATCGGTATCTCTGTATCATCGTCTATTTcaatatttgtacatttgttagatGATTTTTCTGATGCTGTTCTCACTACTTTCTGGTATGCAACGAATCTCTTCATTGATTTCATATTAACTGAAAGGAAAAAAAGATGTAGCACACGTTCAAAGTGCAGAAAAAACATTGATTGAGAAACTTGTGGAATATCTTACCTGCCTTGTAATTTGTATGAGATTTCCCAGTGTTGAGTACACCAAACATTTGATCCGTATCGTTAAATGCAATTCTATATTTATGTTCTCCAAGTTTAAGCTTCTTTTTCGTTAAAACAAATTTTTGTTCCAATAGTTCAGTTTCAAGTACCTAAATTTAAAACAACACTATGTCAAATatgttcaatttttatttttgtgcTAGTAAACATACGTATAACTTACTACAGAAGGAATTTCTAACAGGAAAACATTGTTTTCTTGTAGATCTTTCAAAGTGACAGAAGGTAAGGCAGTTTCATATATTAAGTTTTCCTTTTCCATTAATTCCTGTAACTgtataaaaaacaaaaaaaacattgaaagaaagaaacaaataCTGTAAAGTAACATGACATAatgctatttttttatttcgtacATTTTTCGGTCTGGTTTGCATTATTGAATTCTTGAATGTAGATTGTGTTGTAGTTTCATCGTTTTTATTAGTTCTTTCAGTCTTATCATTCTTTACAAAAAGTTTCTcaagttttttattttcttcggaAGTATCGCTTTCATTATTTGAATAATGTACACTTTGTTTGAAAGAGTTTTGTgaacttgttttttttttaccagAACAGTCTAATGCGTTTTTACATTTGTTACTATTTACTTCTACCGATCTTATCAATTGTACAGATTCCTCGTTGTTGATATGCTTCTCTCTTAAGTAAATATTTTTTCCTTTACTACTGTTTTTAAATGcataatttttatgttttttaaaTCTATTACTATTTTGTAGAGACAATCTGTGTTTGAAACTCATGTTTCCATCTTGGCTATCCGATAAGTCGGAGGATTCTTTTGCTcgtttaaataatttgtttctcatatttTCTGTGTTACAATATTCATTATCATCGTCGCTGAGACTAGACTCGCTATCTACGGTCAGGTTAAACCTTTTCATTTGCTGCGATCGTCTTTTGAACACAGGTGACGTGCTATCTTCTGCATTATGTTCGGTATATATAGGATCCATTACTTTGTTACTAACAGGACTATCATCGGCTTTTGAGTCGAAAAATGTATCCAACGATAAAATGCTATCCGATATAATTCTGTATCTCCTCTTAATAATTTTGGTGCCAGTAACTTTTGGTTGCAATTTTATTCTCTCTACTTTgttttcttcctcttctttgtTGTTTGATTTTTTAGGTGTAACTAATGCTGTACATTGAGAGGCTGTAGTATCTGATATATCATGAATATCGGACGCTACGTTGTCAGTATTTGATAAGGTTGTCTCAACCGTGGAGACACTTTTAAAATTGGCTGCAGGTGATGTTAAATTTGTATTTTCACAAATGTCTTGTACTTTTCTTTGTTTTCTTGCATAAACATCTTTTCCATTGTCCTGAAATTCTTCTTCTGAATCTTCATCGATACCAGAATCCTTGAGTTGATTTGTCTTCCCATTAAATAAAGACTGCATTTTTAAGGAATCGCTATTTTTAATTTCATCCACAGACTCTTCTTGAACTTTTAAATATCCAACCGTCACTGTAGTATCACTTTGTTTTAAGTTTGCATTTGTATTTGTAGGAAGTTCACAGACACCTTGAACTGTCATAGATGTAGAATCttgttttaaacaatttaattcttttttacACTCGAGTGTTTTAGTATCAATCTTCTTATTCAACTTTTTATATACACCATTACTTCTGTGTTCTTCTTTTTCTATTAACTTTGTATTGTCCTTACTTATTTCCTCTTCTTTATCAATGTTACATGTTACATCGTTGAAACACATTTCTGTAATACGTGTCTCTTGATCTAACAATTTTGTACTCTTTTCGCTAACGGCTTTATTAGAACTGCTTGCAAAAGTTTTATGATTAGTAGtttcatttaaattatttgatttGCTTTCTTGAATATTATGTTCCAGAGAACATGTTGAACTtacatctttttttttaacgataTCTTGCCAACCTAGATTTGTGTTACtggatgatttattttcggattgTTGAACATTTGTTTTTCTACTTACTACACTTAATATATTACTGTCGCTAACATCAAGCTCTGCTTCATAAAGATGATCTGTGTCCATGCGAGTGATGTGTGTCATATAATTTGTTATAGACAAGTCGGATTTATGCAAAACGCTATAATCATTGTCTGAAAGACCGTCATTATCGTCGATGTCACTATTATTCGATAAATTCCGAAGAATTGCTGTCTTTATTTTAACGTACTCTCTATAGTTTTTTAAAGTGTAGAGATGTTTAATCGTAGTATTCATAACTTTAGTTCGGCGACATAACCTTTTAGAGGGTATTAATTTGTGTATGAAAGAGAGATTCCTCATTCTTTTCGTTACTGTATTTGGTACTATTTGCCAACTAATTTCATCGAGACCCATTTTACCGAAAtatttcttttactttgaaaggAATCTAGCCGAAATTTTTggcaaatttaaaaatattctttttaagGAACACCATTTAAAGTGAACAATAATAAATTCACGTATATACTATAAAGATAGCACACGAGTAGGCACGTTATTAACAGATTACACTGAGAAACTGCAAACTTTACAGTATTCCTTAGATATAAGTTAAAAACAAATATGGATAAAAAACTCGCGTAAGCGTTGCTTACGATTTTTTAAACACCCATGCGCCGATATGACACATGCACCCAACCATACTGCCAATAGCCGGGAACAGCGTTCCCAAATTTCCAAGTTTCACGTTGCACACTGTGGTTGGCAATGATGTCAGGGACAATCAGGGAGTCTGCTCGAAATTTGCTTGCCAATAGATTCCAATGGCAATCCATTGGCATTATTCAATCCCATTTGTGGGGCCTCCTTTGGTCTCCCCTCCATGACTCGAAGCAGATTCTAAGTAAAATCCCTGACATCGAGACGTCACTGTTGTTGCACAGATTACACATACCCATGACCTTGGACAACTTCAGGTCCGTTCCCGTGACCACCCCGCGCGTGACACTTGATTTGCAAGCGCACCTGGAAAACACAATCGTTACTACATCTACATAAcatatgtatgtgtgtatgtatgtatgtatgtatgtgtaaaCTAATCATTACTATTTATTTgacaaacattttattttattttatttgacaaATTATCGAAGATAATGTACATATTATGTACCATAGTATGTATACTGTATCCATATTGAGTCGATTTACTCCTGCGCCACTCTGGGCCGCGGCTTGCTAAACAATCGAAGATGGGGGACAGAAATTGCTTTGATCTGATTGGTCGACGATTCACTGCTAAAACAAGATTTACCACGAATTGGTTACGCAGTAAAATTGTGGGTATACAAGCACTTGCTTAGAGAGGAAGAAGAACGTATAGGAATTGGAAGTGGTACAGACTTGTCTACGTACACATTATATACACATTTGTTTACCATTAAAGTGgccaataaaaaaataaattgaaaaggaAAACGAATGAAGTGTGTCTAATGTGTAGAGCTCAGtttaattttctgaaaaattgtTAGATAAATGAGAATGTTATCAGAATTTGCCTTGTTTTTTTCCAGAAATTAGATAATTTTATGTAGGAAAAATAGCATTTGTAATGATATTTCGTTGCAAAAGAACTGAGAAATAAATTTTACTGCGATACTGAAAAAGATTAATTATAGTAGAACTATAGTAAATATTTTGCATAATCAACATACCAAAATAATGAAAAGTATTTATTTCTGAAAACTGTCATGACTGCTGTTACTATATAAATATCACCTCACCCATATTCTGTATGTACAGTGAAAATGTTGTCTCGTCTCAATGGAACTTTACCATTTAAATGTATGTATTCGAGGCTGAATGCGTGCGTCGCGCGCTTGTGTGTACACACACAGGTAacgactatatatatatatattgttagtGCGAGGATCGATGGGTGCATATATGTGCACATATGACTAATACATACATGGCATTTATACATgggtacatatatatacatatatagatatatgAACAATGATGCAAACGCAAACGAAAGAAAGGCAAAAGTGGAGGGAGTGAAAGGATGGAagcaaaagaaaagaaataaagcgACTATCAAAACATTTTATAATTGCTTTGACTTGTTAGGTGCATAGGGGATAGTCAACTAGTGAGAAATTGTAAACTCAAGTTGTTGAAAATTATTCAATTGTAGGATAGTGTTTAAGAATATGTTTTGTAGTTGAGTAATGATAACGATATATGTATGTAGTGCGTACAAGAAAGAGGTACAAGAATGCAGAAAGAACGCCGCCGCGATTCGTGGTGTAAACGAACTACGAGGAATTTTCTATTGAATTTGACCATCGATGACCAATATACGCGATCGTTCAACGGTAAAAAGAAGTTATTTGATTTTGATATACTTCATTCCTTTCGTAGGAAGTAAAAAGGATTCATTGGACCGGATACAGGCAAAGACGGTTCGAGATACTTTTCGGTTTGTGAAAGTGTTggttcgatgataattttaTTTGTAGATTTAGTGAATATTAATGAAAAGAAAACTCAAGAATGCATCAAAACCGAAGGAAGAAAAAGCGAGTGAATTATGGTGTAAGGACAGTGGAGGTATTGCGCGGATCGAAAGGGTTCGGTTTTACTATTTCGGGGCAGCAACCTTGCATTTTGAGTTGCATTGTACCAGGAAGTCCAGCTGAAAATGCAGGATTACGAGCTGGTGATTATTTAGTATCAGTCAATGGTCATAATGTTAGTAAGGTGCCTCACGATGATGTTGTACAGCTAATTGGCCGTTCTAAAGGTATTCTAAGGTTACAAATTGCTGAAAATTATTATTCTGATTCTTCGGATGAAGAAGGTGTTGCAACAGTGCGCTGTAGGCCTAAATACACACATAAACCACGTACTAGTAACATGGGAGCGCTGCAACTGCAATGTAGAGTTGCCAAAGTTGTAAGAGATCTACAGAGTGGCGTTATGTTCGATACAACAGAAAGAACATCGAATGACTTACAGAACCAAGAAAATTATAGCAGTTTACAATATCGCTGGGATATGTCTAGTCCTCTTCCACCTCCACCTCCGCCAGCTTCTCACAAAAGAGACTCTGAGAAAATAGTGCATAGAACGGTAGTTGGTTATTTGGGAACAATAGATATTCCAAACCAGTTGCATCCTTCTTGTATGATGCAGGTAATACGAACGTACGAAAGAGAGCTATTATATTGTATCGAATTTATTCTaccattaaaatttatttattatttcaggtTTTGAAAAAATGCATTAAGCGCTTGAAAGCAGAGAAAAGAAATCCTACTACGGTGCTCTTAACTATACACGTGGCAAATATAAAACTTACCAATTCAGAAAATCATATTATAGCGGAATATCCTTCTTATAGGataatattttgtaattcttTTTCTGAACAGGATAAACAGTATTTCGGTATACTGACTAAATCTGTTAAAGATAAAGAAAacattgtttcaaattcatgtcatgtttttacaatttattataaattgattGATCACGCTGTACATTCCAGTGCGTGTAATATATTTGGATTTACATGTACCAAAACATCTGAATTAAATGTTTGTCAAGAGTTTCCTGACAGTTGTAATAGTCTCATCGGCGCGATACAAACTTTGTACATATCAGATTCCACGAGTACGGATGCAAACTCTTACAATGAGATACGAAGACATCAAGACGCGTCTTCTCCGCAGCCCAGTAACATAAGTACGTCTACGGCACATTCGAGTAACAGTGATTCTGGAATTGGATTCAAAGATGATTGTACTAGCCGTTTGGATAAAAGTAATGCGCAAGATGTCTCCCGAAGAAGGTGCTATCCTAATTCAGAGTATAAGGTACTTTGATTATAATTATCAATTCAGATGATATTAAAAATTCCTTGTATACGTTTGATGTTGGAGGttacaaaaaaaagaagaagatcataaatgaaataaagaaaataaaaaattggaATATCACGATAAATTGTAAGGAACATTGGTGCTTGGAATAAGTTTGATATATTTTCAGGACGTATGTGCACATCCTCCAAAAACGTACGGTAACGCGGCCATTGACTTTCGATTGACTGTTCGAGCTGTCTCGAACGCATGCCAGACTGAAAGAAACGAGTCTGAAGCGTGTAAAAATAATACGGAATTGTCTCATGAAAATGTCGTGTTCGATGATTTCTGCAATGGAATAAGTGTATGCACGGCATCGGTAAAGGATCACGAGGTACATTCCGACTTAAAAAAGGAATCGAAGAGGGGGAATTTGCCCACCTGTCCATTACCATCTGCTTCGACTGTGAAGCAGGGGTTGGTTAGTTCGTCCGTTGGCTCGCTCGCATCTGTTTGTACTACCGCGATGCTGCATGGCATAGAAGATCGTGTTGAACCGTGCGacaatgaaatatttaaatcgAACCCGTTACTCGCATTTACGCAATTAACAGAATCGAAAGAAACGGATAATCGGGATAAATTTAGTCCAAAAGTATTTTCTGGTATCTCGAAATCTTTAGTGCATAGTTTTGAAGATCTAAAAGCAAGTATGGATTATGCTCGACCCTTGTGCCAAACTTATTCGGATAAATCGGATAATTCACGACCTTGGGGAAGTTTACAAGAAATTCGTAACATTGGAAACTGCATCGAGGACACCTGCATGGTAAGATTTATTTGGTTACATATTTTTCTAGAACATATATTTTTTTACGATGCGATCGATTCATTTTAAAGTGATTGATCGgtatacttgcagtataaatgtatttcaataaaattaaatatttctgaAGAAGATATATTCCGAAAAGAGAAAAGAATTGCAAGGTAGTTTGCCCATGTGCAATGTGCTCTAACATTGATATGTTAGAAAAACTACACGTGTGTATGTAGTTttagaatattttaataaagtgaatataaaatttgaaaattctcacaaacaaacgaacaaactgacagaCTGAGAGACTGAATTGACCGAACGACCGAACGACCAACCGAGAGATTAACCAACCGACCGAGTAAATCGGATAACAGTGGGAGGGGATGAGCGCGAGCGAGAAAAGAAAAGGAGTAAGAGAGGGAGAAGGAAATGAAGTTCGGGACGTTCGGGTTCGGGCACTTCGGACGAATATATATGATCGTGGTTGTGTGCAGTGTGCACATGAGAGTGACATGTTGAGCTCCAAATGAACGTGCGTTGATTGTAACACTTACGATAGAGCATCGATCAATGCACGATGAGATTAAAACTCGCTATTTTGAGATTTCATTGATCGTACTATGTTTTATTCGGTAGTGAGTTGATTGGTCGGATAGTGTCGGTTGTGTTAGTGTTCGTGGTGTTTCGCTGATGAGCACTGCTCGGAAAGCGCCGTGCGTAGAATTACAATTGTCAACGGTGCACCGGTGCAGCTGGGCGGAGCCCTTATTAATACGGATTCGGGGCAATGTTTTCTATGGAAATAATTCGAGGAAAACACGCCTCGTAAGCTAATCGTTtcgatataagtaatttattagCTTTTTCCTCGATAAATGGGATCGTGGCGCGACTATACAGAGGAATACGATCTTCGGTCACGACATGGACACCGAGGTGAAATCGGTACGTGGGGTACAGGACGGTCAATACTGTTCCATTGCTTCGTTCATTTTGTTCTATTATTAAGAatatgaaacaaaatcatttcatGTTTTTTCTTTATTCGACTATTATGGACCTATTGAATGAATTTCGGtagaaataattgtaaaatcgaTTCGACATATCGATCGTTGTTTCCACGCGACAAGATTCCAAGAATTTTAGATGACATTCCGTTCCTCGAATCATGGCGTAATATTACGTTCATTTCTCCGTTATTGACTTGTTGCGACAGTTCGTTGTCAGTTAGTATTCGAGTTTCGAGTTTCGAGATACAAACTTCGAGTGTCGAGTATACAATCGAACATATGCGTTGATGATGGTAACAGTGTCAATGAAGAAAATGAGAAAACCTTTGAAATTATTTGTTACGTGTGTTGAGAAGGCTACTCCTCATTCCCACGCTCTGTTTTTACTTCTCTCTTTACACGCTTTGGCTCGTCAAGCCGCTTACGAGCACGTAGGACTCGTCCGGTTAGTATAATTAATAAGAAACTTAAACGAAATCACGATAAACAGTTCTTGTGATCTGTTTGTTGAAAATTCTGcatgtgtatgtatatatgacACTTATGTATACGAtgtatgaatatgaatacgaTTTGATTGTATAATATTGGCATTAAatcgataaatttattttataacacGCCAAAAAAATTCGATTGCTTAACGTAGAATAATTTTATATGTGATTACAATACTAAGGTTTCGCGAGGTTTTGACGACGAAATTGCGCAAGCGCTGGATTGTTCCCCTTTATGACTTGTTAACTCGCAGCTAACGACGTTGATCAGCAAGgtaaaattttttaatatttctttggtTGTAGCACGGCAGTACGGAATTGTGTGACAAAAACACCGATTACAAAGGTATACATGCATGGGCTAATGGTTTTGAGAAATTATTGGAAGATCCAAAAGGGTTGCAAACATTTGCGGTAAGTGCATAATATTTCCAACTGTAGCGATACTGTACTCTACATCTAATATTCTTTTAAAGGAATTTCTAAAGAAGGAGTTCAGTCATGAAAACATTTATTTTTGGGCTGCCTGTGAGAGATACAAAGACACTAGAGATATTGTTACACGTCGCAAGTTGGCTAGTCAAATCTACCAACGTCATTTATCGAATACAGCTTCCGAACCTGTAAACGTCGATAGTCATGCTGCTGGCCAAATAACCGTAGAGCTTCTTGGTGAAGCTCCAGCCAATCTATTTCTGCAGGTGAGTACATCGTGTATTTATCGAGTAACATACGTATATTCTGCTCGGTTATTATTCGGTCTATCGTCCATATAttattcgtttattagaagATGATACGAACACGATTGTTCTGACTTTTGTTATTAGGCTCAGAAGCAAGTCTTTAATTTGATGAAATTCGATAGTTATCCAAGGTTTTTGAGATCAGATCTATACCGTCGTTGTATGGAAGCAGGCTGTTCGATAGTTGGCGCGGAAGACTGTGACTTAAGTCTCACCAACTCACCTAGTGTGAAATTAAAGAAGAGCCATTCAGATGCCGAAGATCGATGTAGAAAATCTATTCTTCCATGGAATAGAAAAAATAGGTAATCATCGTAATGCGTGATGTTGCATAACCGAGTCTTATGTGCTGGTTTTGTTATGATTCCTTTGTGTTTTTGCATTAGGTCTAAATCGAAAGATCGTGGGGAGACCGAGTACAGTAAAACCCCTAGTAGAAGCGATACCATTTATAAAAGTTTTACAACCATGAAGAGAGAATCCGAAGGTAATAACAACGATGACAGTATTTCTATATCTAGTAGCAGATCTTCGTTAGCTTCTTGGGATTTGGCATTGAGACAATCGTTTCACAAACATGTGAGTACTTTTGTACATTGTATCAACTGCGAATTACACGCAAACGGATACTTGATAGAACAGTTGTGTATTTATTAGTTATACAACGTAACATACGTTATGTGTGAGTTTATTGTAATTGAGTTTGTTTTACAATGCGTTGAAAAGAGATTTTCTATTTTGACAATTGTATCAACTATAAGAGTGTTTCTGAATAATTGCGAGAATCTTACTATAAAAGCACGAGTAGAAAAATTGTTGTTTGAACAAaacgataaataaatacaaCAGATGACACATAATGTGTAATAGATTAATTAAATGAATGTTGTCTTTCGAATCTACAAAATTGCTGTATGTGTGACTTGTAGTCTTTATCGTCCTACGAAGGACAGTCAAACGAATCGAAAGAAGTTCGTACCAAATGTACCGGGTTGTGTCGGGTAATATTACCCGACGGATCGACTACGGTTGTGCCAACTAGCCAAACGGAGAGTATTAAAGATGTGGTTACACGCCTCCTTGATAAAAGAGCTCTTCGATACTCTAACTATGATGTTCTAATCCTAGCCACAGACGAGGTTTGTGTTCTCTCGTATTTATTTAACGCATCTTTTGAAAATTTACTGATCTGCAGTTTCAGCCATTTTTAACTAACAAAAGcgatctcttctctctctctctctctctctctctctctctctctctctccccccccctccTTCCTTTCTATTCTGTTTCTATTATTAACTTGAATACGCGTTAGTACTGGGACGTGCTTTGCTATTTTCCACCACTTTCCTCCTTTTCCAGACACGTTTCTACCAACTAACAGTATTTGTCCTACTGTTCACCGAATATTTGGTGCTCGATGTCTGACAATAATGATATTTTGGTAAGCTATACGTGtacgtaaaaaaaaaagtgGATAATATTGTAAGAAGAACGCGTTTGGTTATATGTTGTTATTGTAAATGTATCGTAACGTGCATGCGTTATTCGGCACTGCTTTCGTAGTTGCACTCTTCAACGTGTGAAAATACCCGTACGTATAGCCGTGGATTCGAACACACGGTATGAAAATAGTTGTAACTTGATGTCTCTGACTTCTGATTGGCAAGAAATCGTTGTAAAAGCTTTGTTGCATTACCAACGTTTCATATTACTTCGTTTTATATTTTCAGACGGTAGAAGCAAAATATCCATCGTCTATACTAGCCGGTCAAGAAGTGGAAGTTGTACCAACGAAAATATTAAAGGTAGACTTACCTTCGCGTCGCGTAATAACTGTGATCGCGCATAAAGGTAGAACCCTGAAAGAAGTGCTGAAACCGCTCTTAAACAAGTATGGttttaatttaaatacaatCACCGTATGGAGCGATAATCACTGCGTTTGTATGGATATGCCAGCTATCGATGCTCCGCCTAGATTGACGTTGACGAATGTCAAAGATGAAGGTAAAACTGA from Megalopta genalis isolate 19385.01 chromosome 3, iyMegGena1_principal, whole genome shotgun sequence harbors:
- the loco gene encoding regulator of G protein signaling family member locomotion defects isoform X2 translates to MHQNRRKKKRVNYGVRTVEVLRGSKGFGFTISGQQPCILSCIVPGSPAENAGLRAGDYLVSVNGHNVSKVPHDDVVQLIGRSKGILRLQIAENYYSDSSDEEGVATVRCRPKYTHKPRTSNMGALQLQCRVAKVVRDLQSGVMFDTTERTSNDLQNQENYSSLQYRWDMSSPLPPPPPPASHKRDSEKIVHRTVVGYLGTIDIPNQLHPSCMMQVLKKCIKRLKAEKRNPTTVLLTIHVANIKLTNSENHIIAEYPSYRIIFCNSFSEQDKQYFGILTKSVKDKENIVSNSCHVFTIYYKLIDHAVHSSACNIFGFTCTKTSELNVCQEFPDSCNSLIGAIQTLYISDSTSTDANSYNEIRRHQDASSPQPSNISTSTAHSSNSDSGIGFKDDCTSRLDKSNAQDVSRRRCYPNSEYKDVCAHPPKTYGNAAIDFRLTVRAVSNACQTERNESEACKNNTELSHENVVFDDFCNGISVCTASVKDHEVHSDLKKESKRGNLPTCPLPSASTVKQGLVSSSVGSLASVCTTAMLHGIEDRVEPCDNEIFKSNPLLAFTQLTESKETDNRDKFSPKVFSGISKSLVHSFEDLKASMDYARPLCQTYSDKSDNSRPWGSLQEIRNIGNCIEDTCMHGSTELCDKNTDYKGIHAWANGFEKLLEDPKGLQTFAEFLKKEFSHENIYFWAACERYKDTRDIVTRRKLASQIYQRHLSNTASEPVNVDSHAAGQITVELLGEAPANLFLQAQKQVFNLMKFDSYPRFLRSDLYRRCMEAGCSIVGAEDCDLSLTNSPSVKLKKSHSDAEDRCRKSILPWNRKNRSKSKDRGETEYSKTPSRSDTIYKSFTTMKRESEGNNNDDSISISSSRSSLASWDLALRQSFHKHTVEAKYPSSILAGQEVEVVPTKILKVDLPSRRVITVIAHKGRTLKEVLKPLLNKYGFNLNTITVWSDNHCVCMDMPAIDAPPRLTLTNVKDEDSRHELHTVKYTHDMPLAQPTLDEITNRVFEELLVGKGANKYQYNEGSCKSDDQRSEGSSILPNKFFLRDSTMHGKKKGKVKCNASEKGSANDYTSEDAVKSHPPLIAKWRNGVKLQLPGKFDGEDLYEGLKRAQRSRLEDQRGTEINFDLPDFLKNKENGKPADRCNKVRRHRIICASSSEANAKFYGSINERESCEGQGQEAVVTTSRNGNVKEEMALSTADDDCSMTLGAATSTDGNRLVVENGSGSKTTVLNSFDVRALSSIKSPKPPPLPPKPKNLVTNATKSGYVLSSKSLPKSTRTVPFGPTELSRKNIF
- the loco gene encoding regulator of G protein signaling family member locomotion defects isoform X4 gives rise to the protein MDTEVKSHGSTELCDKNTDYKGIHAWANGFEKLLEDPKGLQTFAEFLKKEFSHENIYFWAACERYKDTRDIVTRRKLASQIYQRHLSNTASEPVNVDSHAAGQITVELLGEAPANLFLQAQKQVFNLMKFDSYPRFLRSDLYRRCMEAGCSIVGAEDCDLSLTNSPSVKLKKSHSDAEDRCRKSILPWNRKNRSKSKDRGETEYSKTPSRSDTIYKSFTTMKRESEGNNNDDSISISSSRSSLASWDLALRQSFHKHSLSSYEGQSNESKEVRTKCTGLCRVILPDGSTTVVPTSQTESIKDVVTRLLDKRALRYSNYDVLILATDETVEAKYPSSILAGQEVEVVPTKILKVDLPSRRVITVIAHKGRTLKEVLKPLLNKYGFNLNTITVWSDNHCVCMDMPAIDAPPRLTLTNVKDEDSRHELHTVKYTHDMPLAQPTLDEITNRVFEELLVGKGANKYQYNEGSCKSDDQRSEGSSILPNKFFLRDSTMHGKKKGKVKCNASEKGSANDYTSEDAVKSHPPLIAKWRNGVKLQLPGKFDGEDLYEGLKRAQRSRLEDQRGTEINFDLPDFLKNKENGKPADRCNKVRRHRIICASSSEANAKFYGSINERESCEGQGQEAVVTTSRNGNVKEEMALSTADDDCSMTLGAATSTDGNRLVVENGSGSKTTVLNSFDVRALSSIKSPKPPPLPPKPKNLVTNATKSGYVLSSKSLPKSTRTVPFGPTELSRKNIF